The Mus caroli chromosome 1, CAROLI_EIJ_v1.1, whole genome shotgun sequence genome has a window encoding:
- the LOC110301224 gene encoding LOW QUALITY PROTEIN: quinone oxidoreductase-like protein 2 (The sequence of the model RefSeq protein was modified relative to this genomic sequence to represent the inferred CDS: substituted 1 base at 1 genomic stop codon), producing MAARLCSRCLPPAWLCRQAWQGQSRHYRAALCTELKQPLTIQEVAPRPVGPQEVRVDVHFCGVNFADILACRGQYQEKPPLPFTPGMEFSGVVLETGTDVSTVKKGDRVIGVSNFHAMAEQCITDQKTLWRIPENVSLQDAAVLPVSYGTAILAVDHRARIQPGETVLVTAAAGATGLAVIDVATNVFHAKVIAATGSDEKCKLAVXRGAQSSVNYSQGSLKDAVKKLAGSGGVNLAIDMVGGDVFLESLRSLAWEGRIVVLGFAGGNIASVPSNLLLLKNISAMGLYWGRYQHQDFAVFSKSMSTAMQYCQQGLIHPHTGAVFKLEKINDAFLHVMQRKSTGKVLLSLK from the exons ATGGCAGCAAGGCTGTGTTCGCGTTGCCTCCCTCCGGCGTGGCTCTGCAG GCAAGCCTGGCAGGGCCAAAGCCGGCACTACCGAGCTGCACTCTGCACCGAGTTGAAGCAGCCCCTGACCATTCAAGAGGTGGCTCCCCGCCCCGTCGGGCCACAGGAG GTCAGAGTTGATGTTCATTTCTGTGGCGTTAACTTTGCTGATATTTTGGCCTGTCGTGGTCAGTATCAGGAAAAGCCTCCTCTTCCCTTTACACCAG GAATGGAGTTTTCTGGGGTTGTCTTAGAGACAGGAACAGATGTCAGCACTGTGAAAAAG GGAGATCGAGTTATTGGAGTGAGTAACTTTCATGCTATGGCTGAGCAGTGCATCACGGACCAGAAG ACCCTGTGGAGGATTCCAGAAAATGTCTCTTTGCAAGATGCTGCAGTCTTACCAGTATCTTATGGCACTGCTATTTTGGCTGTAGATCATCGGGCCCGCATCCAGCCTGG agaaactgttttagtgACAGCAGCTGCTGGAGCCACAGGCCTCGCAGTGATAGATGTGGCGACAAATGTGTTCCACGCCAAG GTCATAGCTGCTACTGGAAGTGACGAGAAGTGCAAGCTAGCAGTGTAGAGGGGAGCACAGTCCAGTGTGAACTACAGCCAGGGCAGCCTGAAGGATGCAGTGAAGAAGCTGGCCGGCAGCGGTGGGGTCAACTTAGCCATTGACATGGTGGGAGGAGATGTCTTCCTGGAGTCTCTTCGCAG CCTGGCGTGGGAGGGCAGGATCGTGGTGTTGGGATTCGCTGGAGGAAACATTGCGTCTGTGCCCAGCAACCTGTTGCTCCTGAAGAACATCTCCGCCATGGGACTGTACTGGGGTCGCTACCAACACCAGGACTTTGCAGTGTTTTCCAAGAGCATGTCCACAGCCATGCAGTACTGCCAGCAAGGGCTCATCCACCCCCATACAGGTGCTGTGTTTAAGCTGGAGAAG